TCGCCTTGATCAACGAGTTCGCGCTGATCTTCCAGCGCCTGGGCATCGACACCACCGAGGTGCTGGAAGCGGCCGGGACCAAGTGGAATTTCCTGCCGTTCCGGCCCGGCCTGGTCGGCGGCCACTGCATC
Above is a genomic segment from Salifodinibacter halophilus containing:
- a CDS encoding Vi polysaccharide biosynthesis UDP-N-acetylglucosamine C-6 dehydrogenase TviB, encoding RVDALYRSIIPAGTHRASSLRVAEASKVIENTQRDANIALINEFALIFQRLGIDTTEVLEAAGTKWNFLPFRPGLVGGHCI